One Nicotiana tomentosiformis chromosome 4, ASM39032v3, whole genome shotgun sequence genomic window carries:
- the LOC138909676 gene encoding uncharacterized protein produces the protein MRSSLFWLENWTGLGALYIVTPLDFVCDESIHNIYDVVENDQWDEEKIREILPEELADHILLHMKPPVVHDVLDNPQWMLETRGVFSVKSAWEYLRRRNEPVNAYKKIWCGKTSSLWMISSGDWGILWLQSVGAGVEIFSGSCRNYYAGDYIPSSSDQVLDCRCDPSIAAYCSSLASCFVLRNEERDIVYGCGKKVQEGTNIEAEAKAILEALRFCVEHDYGLIDLHTDSMMLKNILNGERSVPWVISARVEEIKELMARSNVTVAHTLREGNSLADQLANYALDVGSIEAHNFWELDIKGRRIVNSDKLQCPYLRVKVARN, from the exons ATGAGGTCCTCACTATTCTGGCTTGAAAACTGGACAGGTTTGGGAGCTCTATACATTGTCACACCTCTAGACTTTGTATGTGATGAATCCATACACAACATATATGATGTGGTTGAGAATGATCAATGGGATGAGGAGAAGATAAGGGAGATACTGCCAGAAGAACTTGCAGATCACATTCTGCTGCACATGAAGCCTCCAGTGGTGCACGATGTTCTAGACAATCCTCAATGGATGCTAGAAACAAGGGGTGTATTCAGTGTAAAATCGGCATGGGAATACTTGAGAAGGAGAAATGAACCTGTCAATGCTTACAAGAAAATCTGG TGTGGAAAAACAAGCTCCCTTTGGATGATTTCTTCAGGAGATTGGGGTATCTTATGGCTTCAAAGTGTTGGTGCT GGTGTGGAAATATTTTCTGGCTCATGCAGGAATTACTATGCAGGGGATTATATCCCATCAAGCAGTGACCAAGTGCTGGACTGCAGATGTGATCCCTCGATTGCAGCTTATTGTTCAAGCCTTGCAAGCT GCTTTGTGTTACGAAATGAAGAGAGGGATATAGTCTATGGATGTGGAAAGAAGGTGCAGGAAGGAACAAACATAGAAGCTGAAGCTAAGGCAATTCTGGAGGCCTTGAGGTTTTGTGTGGAGCATGATTATGGTCTTATTGATCTCCACACTGATTCAATGAtgctaaaaaatattttaaatgggGAACGGAGTGTGCCATGGGTTATCTCTGCACGGGTGGAGGAGATCAAGGAGCTGATGGCAAGAAGCAATGTCACTGTGGCTCATACTCTTAGAGAGGGAAATAGTTTGGCTGATCAGTTAGCTAACTATGCATTAGATGTTGGATCTATTGAGGCACACAATTTTTGGGAGCTAGATATTAAAGGGAGAAGGATAGTGAATAGTGACAAGTTACAATGCCCTTATCTAAGAGTAAAAGTTGCAAGAAATTAG